Within the Echinicola sp. 20G genome, the region GATCATGCTTTTTCGTGCTTTGTGTTTTGCCAGAAAGGATGATCAGGAATTGCCGGGAATGGATCAAGAAGATTATGTAAAGGCTGGCCGTTTCAATGATGTGCCTTTAGCCGACCTTTTGGAGGAGTTTGAACTTTCCAGGTATGTGATCAGGTCATTTATGAACCATTTGCCAGAAGAAGCATTGACTTATACTGGTACGGCAAATGGCTATGAAATTAGTGTGAGGGCTTTGTTGAATATAATTCCAGGGCACTTTAGGCATCATATGCAGATTTTGCATGAAAGGTACTGATTGGATTAATCAATATAATTATCAAACATTAGCTTAAGAAACATGTTCGAGTATAACCCCGATAAGCACTATCCCAAAGAGACTGAAAGTAGAGCGGTGATCAGGTTCCAGGATTGTGATCCCCTTCAGCACCTAAACAATGCCAAGTATTTTGATTATTATTTCAATGCCCGTGAGGATCAAGTTCCTAAGCTTTATGGGGTAGAGATGTACGATTTGATCAAGAAATACCAAGCGGCGTGGGTGGTTTATAACCATAACATCTCTTATGTCAGGCCAGCGATGGTGGGCGAATGGGTGAGGATTAAAAGTCGTATTCTTTGGCATAATGAGAATACAGTGGTGATTGAGTATTATATGACGGATGACTCCCACAAAGAGCTTAAAAATGTCCTTTGGAGTACCCTTAAGTATGTGGGGCTAAAAGATGGAAAAGTGAAAGACCATGCAGGTGAAATCAATGATTTTTTGAAAGCTACCTCCGATGACTTTGACATCAGCAAGCATTCTATTACAGAACGGGTCAAGCAGTTAAAGGCGAAGCTAAAAGAAGAATAGTAAGCTGGAAAAGAAAGGGAAGACTGATTAGTCTTCCCTTTTTACTATAAGATTTAATAATGGATTAGTCAACTTTGTACATTTTGTTGGCTGCATTGATGTATTCCAATGGATTGAAGGCTTTGTCAAAAGCGTTCTTCAAGTTGTTGAGTTTAGACTCTAAATCATTGATTTTCGGTCCAATATGCTTTGCTTCTTTGTATTTGTCGATGAGTGAGTTGTACTTGTTGATATTTTCACTGATACGGAAAGTGATGCTGCCAAAACGGATTTTTAAGGATTGGATCTCCGACATTTCATTGTAGAAAGTGTTCTTCCAGTTCTTGGGATTGGTTTCTTTTTCGTGCTTAACTCTCCTTGCAATAATGTTGGTCAACTCATTCAAATATTCATACCTGAGGTTAGCGTCATTC harbors:
- a CDS encoding DinB family protein, translating into MNDELIPEKGEYGAFYETYVSKVKGENIKELLISQVEELRSYFEGMTEEQAKETYEDGKWSLKEVIGHINDTEKIMLFRALCFARKDDQELPGMDQEDYVKAGRFNDVPLADLLEEFELSRYVIRSFMNHLPEEALTYTGTANGYEISVRALLNIIPGHFRHHMQILHERY
- a CDS encoding thioesterase family protein, with protein sequence MFEYNPDKHYPKETESRAVIRFQDCDPLQHLNNAKYFDYYFNAREDQVPKLYGVEMYDLIKKYQAAWVVYNHNISYVRPAMVGEWVRIKSRILWHNENTVVIEYYMTDDSHKELKNVLWSTLKYVGLKDGKVKDHAGEINDFLKATSDDFDISKHSITERVKQLKAKLKEE